The Lathyrus oleraceus cultivar Zhongwan6 chromosome 5, CAAS_Psat_ZW6_1.0, whole genome shotgun sequence genome includes the window GGAAGGAATTCAAACATGACTTGTCCATGAAGTCGAGTGAAAAGTTGGAGCTTGTTCACTCTGGCGTGTGTGAACCTTTTAATGTAAGGTCCAATGAAGGTAACTGTTATTTCCTAGCCTTCATAGATGAATTCCATAAATATATGTGGATTTACCTTATAGAAAGGAAGAGTGAGGTATTCACACAGTTTAAGAAATTTAAATTGCATGTCGAGAAACAAAGTGGATGCAAGTTAAAGATACTGAGAACTAGTGGTGGGGGTGAATACACCTCTAGAGAATTTGCAAGATTTTGCACTTGGTATAGAGCATGAGGTCATTGCACCGTATACACATCAGCATAATGGTATAGCTGAGAGGAGAAATAGAAGTATACTGAACATGACTAGGAACATGTTGAAAGCTAAAGAAGCACCAAAGAGATTTTGGGATGAAGCAACTTCGACTGCAGTATACATTCTAAACAGATGTCCAATGAAGAAGATAGTCGAGAAGACACCTTATGAGGCTTGGACAGAACATAAGTCAAATGTTAGTCATCTTAGAGTCTTTGGATCAATGTGCTTCAGACATGTACCTGAACAATTTAGGAAGAAACTAGATGATCGAAGTCAGGCTATGGTGCTCATAGGTTATCATTCAACTAGTGCGTACAAACTGTATTCACCAAATGATGATAAACTTGTGATTAGTCGAGATTTTCTAGTGAATGAAATCAAAGGATGAGATTGGAGTCAAGGGTCAGTTCGACAGGAACAAGAAACAATCACAATTGTGCTTGATGAAGACCAAGAGACTGAAGTCACAACCAATCGAAACGAATAACCATCTGAGCAGAATGTTAGGAGATCGACTAGAGGAAGAACTGAGTCGACAAGGGTAGCTGGATATGAGAGATTCTCATATCAAGCAGTCGATGCAGATGGTGACTTAATAGAAGAAGTCATGATGCTGGTTGAATCATAACTAATAGATTTGTATCAAGCCATGAATGATTCAGATTGGTTAgcagccatgcaagaagaactcagGGCAATCGAGAAGAACAATACTTGGAAACTTTTCGAAAAAGCAATCAAAAAGCCAATTGATGTGAAGTGGGTCTACAAGTTGAAGTTAAGGCCAAATAGTGAGATTGCTAAACACAAAGCAAGACTGGTGGCTGGAGGTTTGCTGCAAAAACCTGATATTGATTTCGACGAAGTTTCTGCACCTGAGGTAAGGTTGGAAACCATCATAATTGTTGTATAGACTACAACATACAAAGGATGAAAGAAACATCAACTAGATGTAAAGTCAACATTTTTAATGGACCTTTggaagaagaagtttatgtcacTCAACCACCAGGATTCGAAATCAAAGGGCAAGAGTAGAAGGTATATAGATTGAGGAAGGCTTTgaatagtcccacatcgactatatcataTAATTAGTTGTAATATCtttatatataataaagtctcctTAGTGCTTTTCAAAATACACGGTTTATTCAAATGTCTTAGTCTCTTGTATTTcaacatggtatcagagcctggtttaAGATCCGGTGGACCACCTATTATGGTTTCCGCTATCAGgtcacccaccatttatttccacgctccagTTGCCTAGTCCTGAGCGtgagggggtgtgttaagagtccgACATTGGataatatatggcctgaacatgtgtttataagtgggggtaatcctcactctaccaaccggttttgtagggttgagttacGCCCACCATATTTCTTAACATGGTCACCCCCATTCAAGAAAGTACTCCCACACCTTTCCCGAAAGTTATTGATGTCCCGCCTACCATTATCCCCCATCAGTATAGGGCCCCTGacccccccccccacacacacacacacacacttcTCGACCACTTCAAACATATCAGCGTCGCCACCCAACGTCTATCGTCCATGTCCCTGAGGTCATTACAGACTCTCCTTTGATGTCTCCGCCATCACCGGATCTGATACTGCAACTTGAGTCCGATCTTCCGAATGTCCTTCGAAAAGCTATACTTCAAACACGAAATCCTTCTCCATattatattgatttatgttatcatcgtctttcccctttgcagtattcttgtttgtcttctttgtcttctgCTTCTATTCCTAAAACACCAGGTGAAGCATTATCTCACCCTGAGTGGAGGCAAGCAATGGTGTGTAGGTTACACAGGTCCCTTTATGGTCTTAAGCAATCTCCGGGAGCTTGGTTTGGAAGATTCAGCACTGTAGTACAACAATTTGGTATGGTCCGTAGTGCAGTTGACCATTCTGTTTTTTATCGTCACTCAGTCCAAGggtgtatttatcttattgtgtatgtagatgatattgtcataacTGGTAGTGATCAACAGAGTATACTCCAGTTAAAACAACAGCTCTCGAATCAATttcagacaaaagatcttggtaaacttcgctatttcttgggtattgaggtagcccaatctaaagatggtttggtgatttcttagcggaaatatgctatggatattttggaagaaacagGTTTGTTGAATGTTAAACCAGttgatactcctatggatccaAGTGTCAAACTACTGCCCAATCAGGGGGAGCTTCTATCTGACTCGAGAAGGTATATGAGATTGGttggaaagttgaattatctcacaGTCACTCGTCCAAACATTTCTTTTGCAGTTAGTGTGGTAAGTCAGTTCTTAAATTTCCCTTGTCAGAAACACATGGATGCTGTTATCCggattctgagatacatcaaatGTGCTCCAGGAAAAGGTCTAGCGTATGAAAATAAAGGGCATACTCAGATAGTTGGATACTCTGATGCTGATTGGGTAGGGTCACCCATTGATAGACGATCCATCTCTGGGTATTGTGTACTTGTTGGAGGAAACCTTATATTCaggaaaagtaagaaacaaaacgTAGTTGCAAGATCAAGCGTCGAGGCAGAGTATAGGGTCATGGCAATGGcaacatgtgaacttatttggttaaaacagttgctcaaggaacttcgaattgaaaaagaaagaccaatgacacttatttgtgataatTAAGCTGTATTGCACATTGCTTCAAATCCAGTCTTCCATGAGAGGATCAAACATATTGAGATAGATTGTCACTTTGTCAGAGAGAAAATCGAATCGGGTGACATCGTCACAAATtttgtcaactctaatgatcaattggcAGACGTGTTTACAAAATCTCTGCGAAACCTCAAaactaattatatatgtaacaagCTTGGTGTAGTTGACTTATATGATCAAGCTTCAGAGggagtgttgatatttgtaaatagtgttaagaatatttgtatatcgaataatcccacatcgactatatcatataattagttgtaatctctctatatataataaagtctctGTAGTGCTTTTCAAAACATGGTTTATTCAAATGTCTTAGTCTCTTGTATTTCAACACTATGGTTTGAAGTAAAGCCCCAAGGGTTTGGAATAAGAGAATAGATAGCTTCCTGATCGAAACAGGTTTCTCAAAATGTGTCTCAGAACATGGAGTGTACGTCAAATGCAAGACGGCTTAGTCGAGTTAGCATATGCTTGTATGTGGATGATTTGTTGATTACAGGTGCAGATGAAACGGAAATAAAAGAAGTCAAGTCGAAACTGATGCAGGAGTTTGAAATGTCTGACGTAGGGAACTTGTCATATTTCTTAGGGATGGAGTTTAAAGACACAAATGAATGAGTGTTTCTGCACCAGACAAAGTATGCTCGAGACATCTTGAAGAGGTTCAAAATGAGCAACTATAATGCAGCCGACACACCATTGGAGACTGGAGCAAAGTTGAAAAAGGAAACAAATGATGAGTTTGTAAGTGCAACATTGTACAAACAAATCATTGGATCCTTGAGGTATCTTTGATATACCAGACCCAACATTTGTCAACGTGTCGGATTTTTGAGCAGATTCATGGAGAAACCTTAGAGTGTCATCTCATTGTAGTCAATAGAGTGCTGAGATACATCAAAGATACGATTGATCATGGTGTGTTGAAGGTGAGGCAGAAgaataccaacacatatgcagAGGTATATGGTTACATTGATTCAGATTTCAGTGGAGATCAAGATGAGAAAAAGAGTATTGCGGACTACATATTCAGATTGGAGGTGCCCTAATCTCTTGGAGCTCAAGGAACCAAAGCATTGTGGCTTTGTCATCTTGTGAAGCTGAGTGCGTGGTTGCATCATATGCAACATGTCAAGTAGCATGGATAGAGATGTTGCTCGAAGAGCTCAAGATAATAGAACCTAAGAAAACGAAGTTGTTTGTCGACAACAAGTCAGCTATCGACCTGGTGATTCATCCAATATGTCATGATTGAAGTAAGTACATAGAAATGAGGTATCATTTTCTTAGGAATCAAGTTAATAAAGAAAAGTTTGAACTTGAGCATTGCAAGACAAAATGGAAACTAATTGACATACTCACAAAACCCCTTAAGAAAGTCAGGTTCGATGAGTTGAAGAGAAACATTGGGATGAGAAATCTCGAAAAcatgaattaggtggtgtgttagAAATTGTAATTCATTATTTTGTAGAATAAGTTGTATTTAACTGAGGTGTGTTTGATCTAGTCGAAGTAGGAGTCAACGAATACAAAATATAGTTGTTGTGTCGAAGGAAAAAATATAACTTTATATATTTTGGACTTGGGTTGTATGTTTTGGCTTTGGGCCTTGATCGCCTATAAACAGGTATGACATTGTATAGTTTTACACAATTAACAGTTTAATAGCTTTACAAGTTATCAAATAAGTTTTCTAATTCTCTCCTCTCTCTTTTTTCTCCTTCTTCTTGAAACCTTAATTGTTCCATATGTTTCAACAAATTTGAGAGATATTTGTCTGTGTGGTTCCTATTGTTTTAGCTACTAAAAATTATGCTTCTCGTGATAATATTTTATGAATAGATTTTAAATATATTTGAATGTTTTAAAATTGAATCGCGCCGTTAATTTCTTGTAGTTAAAGCGCAATTACTTGAACATGTGTGGGTACAAGTTACTTGAGAATTTGGGACTTACGAGTATTGAAATTGGTATTCATACGAGTAGGGGTAAGAGTACAGGTATTTTTTTCTTTCTATACTGTGAATTAACATACATTTTGTTTTTTCTGATTCCATGCTAATCCAAGGTGATAACAGGTTGAGCCTCCACTAGGTAACACAGAATCATGGTTGGATGGTCGCAAACTCCTTGAGTATGTTTACCACTTTTATATTATTAGAAGGGAAACTTGATTACACCGTCAGAGGAAAGCAGTGATAAAACACCGCTCCTGGTTTGACATGCAACAATATTTCAAAACCACAGATAATTTATTATGTTTTCATCATTATGTTTCTGTACTCTGACAGTCATTCCATTTGTACGAAAAGTTGAGAAAAAAAGTGGTCACTTTTGCAGGAACTTTGACGTTATGTATTACTAACCTTGGCCTAAAATGGAGCTGTTTCTTGGAAGATTATCTTTGATCTTTTCCAGCCATATAGTGTCAGCAACAAGTTAAACGAAAACCTTACTGTTTTAAAGCCATGGTTTGGGGACACCTAAATTAGAAAGAGCAAGCTATGTGTGTTCTTGGCAAGCCAGTTTACAAACACAACATCTTGTGTGGGTGGGCCCCACTACCAGGACGGTGGATCCCACGTTAACATTATAATCAGTCTTAGCTGCATGCCTCCATAAGGCCTAGTGATTGTTGTGCAACGTCACCATCTCATTCATGCTAGTAGTGCTAGTGACAGTTTCTTAAATTCAATCCATAGAATTTTCCACTCTCATTTCTCATGCTTCATTTATACTTTTCTATCATTGCTCTTCTACTCTGTCTTTACTCTGACCTCCTACTGTAGTATCTTTCCTTTTTGTTTCCATCTTCACAACCATGACATGCCATCTTGTGATTCCTTCACGCTTTTCAGTATAACTAGCCTTGCACACAGTCCAAAAATTTGCCGCGTAACTCCCACGCCAAAATTCCTTTTTCCCACTCTCTTTTCGCGCTTTCTTTAGTTAGCTATGATGAACAAGACCTAAATGGTGGCATTATATGCTAACGTGGCTTCTTATTTATACTAAAGCTTGTGTTTGTAAGTAAAAGATAAACAATTATAAGTGCTTTCTTTCTACTTGTGTTTTGATATTCACCGCAATTTTCGTGTTAAAATAAACCCATGCTTAGTTGGTCTAAATTTTGGATTACAGATATAGAATGAGTACAAAACAAGAGTCAATTAGAAGCATGACTTGTCCCGGATTCCATGGAAACGCACCACACAAATCTAGTTCACACACCGGACCGTGAGGAAGGTGgacttaattaaaatagtatGTATATACACATAAACATATGCTTCATCCTTTGTTTGAATGGAAACAAAAGTTTCAGCTATACAATCTTAGATTAAGTGTCTCCATTGATTTTTGAGGGACTGAGACTATGATACCATCAAATCAAATGCATATAAAAATGTAGTTCTACTTCCCAAAAAAACCATAAAGATCCAAATTTTGCTACAAGACAGACACTacaaataaaaacataaaaacaCCATCAAGTGACATTCACAGAAATTTTATCTCTAAATCCAACATACATGCATGATTCATCATCAAATTTAAAAGCCTCTATAGATTACAACAAAGCAAGGCAAAATAGCTCGAGGGTTGTAGACATACAACTCATCCAAATTTGAATAAGCACCAACATCACCAGCACTCACCGAATCATACTCTTCCATACCATTACTACCACCTTCCGTGTTCTTCTTCACTCTCCCTGCTATCACCCGACAAACTAACATTGCTCTCTTCTCATCATTGCCCGCATAACCTGAAACATCTAAAACACTACTGGCTTTGTCGTGTGCTTTGCCACTCGTCGCTGTCGTCAATATCCCTTCCCCTCCACTACTCAACTTAAACCCGTGTTTTATTATGCTGCAGACGTTGCATTGCGGTGTTGAGTTGCAGAGATTCGAGGAACCGTTTAGGCCTAAAGAACAAACAAAGGTCGTGCAGTGAAACCTTAGTAACTCGTTTCCGTCTGCTATGCAGCGGGGGTGTTTTTTCGAGAGATTGGTTGCTTTCGCTTTGATTGAGTCTCTGTACTCTTCGAATTTTGTTATGGTTTTCTGTGTGTTGTGGACTTTAAGGATGCGGTCGATTTTGCAGACCGGAGATTGCTTCTTTAGCCAGCTTGAATGAAATATGATTTCCACTATGTTCTTGCTTGTATCTTCTGGACCCAGCTCAGAAACTAATATGCACAAACAATGACAAAAATAAGAGATTGATTTTCACACACTACAAATCACAGTTACTAGTGTGTCTAACATATAGATATACCTGCATGTTTGACAGCTTGATGATGTTCAAGGCTTTCAGTTTTCATGACTTCACCACAATCAGGACAAGAACAAATGGAGCTTCTAAGAGAAGAGTCTCTGGTGAAACCAAGGACAGGGTCAACAACCATTCGACACTCGTAACAACCGGAGAGTCTCCTAAACGGCATTCCTCTAAAAGAACCAGCGCCGGATGAGTTAGAAGATGCTGCTGATTGCGAAGAAGACGACAAAGCTGAAGCGGTTCTTCCATTAAGTTCATTAAGAGGAGCTTTCATGGATCTGCTAGAACTTGAAGCCAGGTTGGTTTTGGAGCCACCAAGTGATGCCTTTTTCTTGTGAATATCTGtagttgttcttgttgttgatGTGGCGGCTGCTGCTGATGTTGTCGTTGTTATTGTTGTTTCTGGCTTGGACATCATTCCAGTGTTGTTGCACAGTGAACCTGAACATTTCATTTTCTTGCATTTCTTGTTGTTGTCTTCTGAGACTCTTTCCTCTTTCAGCTTTCTCGGTTCCTGTTTCTTCTTAGGTTGTTTTGTTTCTGCTACATGTTGAGGTTGTGGTTGAGGTTGTGGTTGCTGTTTTGCTTCCTTCTGCTGTTGCTGTTTTTGGATTTCAACATTCTTACAAGCCAAAAAGCCTCTAACAACTGCCCAAGAGGGTTGTTTCTCAGTTTTCTGAGGCTTTTGGTTTTCTTTCTGGCTTACATGATTAGTAATAGTAGTAGGCTTTCTTTGAGGTTTGGATTTGCTCATCGTAAAAAATACAAAGATGGAACTTGTTTCACCTTGCAAATGGTGTTTCTATGACCAGGAAATTTGAGGCAGAAGCTTTCTTATAATAGAAAACTAGAATATGATAGGTAATGATTCTGGTTTTGGTTTTTTGGGAGATGGGAATGTGAGTGGAGTCTCTTTATGGTTATTACTTACTTCTAAGCTCTTTGATTATTACTGGTAGTGAGTGTATTATTATAAGCTTTGAGAAACTTTTAGTTTTTCTCTGGGGAAGATATATACTTTAAGATGAGTATCTGACCGTTGATATTTCTCTAgatttgttttttttcttttgtaaTTTTTTGTGGGAAAAGTAAGGAGACATGAGCTAAGGTCCCCCTCACCTTTTTATGTTGTGTCTCCTTCTGTAATATGTACAAGTATTATAGTACAAAAGAATACTACAAGTATTGCATTTTTGTTAATATTAGACTGATAAAGTCTATTAACCCCATGAGTTTCCTAACTCTCACACGATGTGTAAAGTACTTGAATTTGATGGGTAATGACAGTTTAGTCTTTTGATACAGTTCTTTTgggttacctttgttaagttgGCTGCAAACTTCTAAATGTCCTCAGTCAGCTCAGTAGTTAAGATTTAGCTTGAGTGAGAAGAGATGAAGGGGGGTGTCTCTAACAATAGAAACTTAACTTACTACTCCTATGACATAAGTGTGTTTGCAGTTTGATTTTGAGTTGAGAGTCTTCTAAAACTTAATGCTAACAAGCTATCTTAGGTCAGATATATTCAAGGTGTACACTGAGTCACtttgaattttaaaaaaattgcatCCTTATTTTTATAGTTTTACATCCTTATCAcccatttttttttttttttttaaattgaaaagTTCAATCACATCCAAAAAAATTGATGTGTGAGgataaaaaataataataatgaaaagAAATTGTTTTCAACAGAGATAACTCTTTgtaataaaatattaatttaatttgGCAAAAGAGGATAAAGTAAAGACAATAAATACGAAATTATCTATTTTATGAGAGAGAGTAGTTCTCCGATTCACTATACTTCTAAATATTGTTACAAAAGATTACTGAGTTATAAGAAAATAGTCTATCAAGTTTCCTAAACTAAACTTTATATTCTACCTAAGTGTTTCTCAATCTCTCAAACTCTTTCTATATATGAATCAAACAAGTTCAAAGTGTTTCAAGTGTTTTTCAACCCCCTTTATATATCTCTAAAGGTTTCTAAATTTCAAAGAACACTCTCATAGGAATTTACTCTTGTCTTTTTAAGATAACCACTAGCATTCTCAAACTCTTATTTATATCTTCAACTCTAAAGTTCTGAAGGTGATGATAACAAGAATGCAAGAGATACATAATAAATCCAACATATTAATAACAAGCTAAAAACTTAACTCATTAATAAATGGATCCATATACCTAAACGAAGAAGCCCAAAACACATGAATCGAGAAAATCTTACACGGTAATCGAAAACTGAAACTGCAATCGATCGAGTTGAACCATTATCGTCGGACAACCGCCCTCCATAGCTCTGACATGGCGCCGCCGCCCCGAGCCTCGACCACCGGACCATCTTCGTTTGACACTCTGACGATTGCCTTCTTCGTCGTCCCTTTGAGATGGTATAATCTTCATATTTACCTTATCACGAGTCAAAGGATAGTTAGATACTTGTGTAATTGTTCCTTCACTACTATTAGTATACATAGTAGGAACCTCCATCTCAAATTGAGTATTCTCCTCTATAGTTTCTAAAAGCTTCATCCCTAGGTCGTTACTCATCTTCCCCTGACGGGACTCACTTAATGTTATACACCTGTGATTGATGAACTTCAACCTCCATGTTCCACTCTCAACAACTCATAAGCCCTCATACAAGAAGAATCAACTGGATTTCTATAATATGAAAAACTTTCACGACCTTCAAAATATAGTAGGTTAGAATCTATCTATTTCAATTCTCCATAAGTATTTGGAAGTCTATTCTTGTAATGAACACCTACCAACCAGGTAAGCTGCTTTGGCACCAGCGTTACCCCATAAATTCGGTGATAACTCAGTGGTCACATGCGTTTTTATCCATTG containing:
- the LOC127084116 gene encoding uncharacterized protein LOC127084116 codes for the protein MSKSKPQRKPTTITNHVSQKENQKPQKTEKQPSWAVVRGFLACKNVEIQKQQQQKEAKQQPQPQPQPQHVAETKQPKKKQEPRKLKEERVSEDNNKKCKKMKCSGSLCNNTGMMSKPETTITTTTSAAAATSTTRTTTDIHKKKASLGGSKTNLASSSSRSMKAPLNELNGRTASALSSSSQSAASSNSSGAGSFRGMPFRRLSGCYECRMVVDPVLGFTRDSSLRSSICSCPDCGEVMKTESLEHHQAVKHAVSELGPEDTSKNIVEIIFHSSWLKKQSPVCKIDRILKVHNTQKTITKFEEYRDSIKAKATNLSKKHPRCIADGNELLRFHCTTFVCSLGLNGSSNLCNSTPQCNVCSIIKHGFKLSSGGEGILTTATSGKAHDKASSVLDVSGYAGNDEKRAMLVCRVIAGRVKKNTEGGSNGMEEYDSVSAGDVGAYSNLDELYVYNPRAILPCFVVIYRGF